One Coffea arabica cultivar ET-39 chromosome 5e, Coffea Arabica ET-39 HiFi, whole genome shotgun sequence DNA segment encodes these proteins:
- the LOC140006999 gene encoding cell division control protein 48 homolog B-like, which translates to MDGLEQAKGILVLAATNRPHAIDAALMRPRRFDLVLYVPPPDLEARYEILRVHTHCMKVDPDVDLRQITADTELFTGAELEVLCKEAGIVALREDISATLVCSRHFQTVRNSLKPAYKRGYQFVFLIHEKSLIEVFCSI; encoded by the exons ATGGATGGTTTAGAGCAGGCAAAA GGCATTCTTGTTTTGGCTGCTACAAACCGTCCTCATGCAATTGATGCTGCACTTATGCGACCTAGACGCTTTGATCTA GTGCTTTATGTCCCACCACCTGATCTAGAAGCTCGGTATGAAATTCTTCGAGTTCATACGCATTGTATGAAAGTGGATCCTGATGTTGATTTGAGACAGATAACAGCAGATACGGAGCTCTTCACTGGGGCTGAACTGGAGGTGCTCTGCAAAGAGGCTGGAATTGTAGCTTTGAGAGAAGATATATCGGCCACTCTTGTCTGTAGTAGGCATTTCCAAACAGTCAGGAATTCCCTAAAACCAGCTTACAAGAGAGGATATCAATTTGTATTCCTCATTCATGAAAAATCCCTTATCGAGGTCTTCTGCTCCATCTAA